From one Musa acuminata AAA Group cultivar baxijiao chromosome BXJ2-6, Cavendish_Baxijiao_AAA, whole genome shotgun sequence genomic stretch:
- the LOC135614631 gene encoding protein CutA 1, chloroplastic-like: protein MPFGSLSRAVSAFCAAPPRRHSSAPTTLRRRAPLVGALCILSLGTLSAIAYRSGFSSAQALRRFHFLGSKVVNQPSNRSLHSTIMEGASTTVPSIVVYVTVPNREAGMKLAESIIKERLAACVNRVPGIESVYWWDGKVQTDSEELLIIKTRESLLGALTEHVKSNHEYEVPEVIAMPITGGNHKYLEWIKDSTRDE from the exons ATGCCATTTGGAAGTCTTTCGCGAGCCGTCTCGGCGTTCTGCGCCGCTCCACCTCGCCGCCATTCGTCGGCGCCGACAACGCTTCGACGCCGCGCTCCGCTCGTCGGGGCGCTCTGTATTCTGAGCCTCGGCACCCTCTCCGCGATCGCCTACAGGTCGGGCTTTTCCAGTGCCCAGGCCCTTCGCCGCTTCCATTTCCTCGG GTCAAAGGTTGTTAACCAGCCATCCAACAGAAGTCTTCACTCTACTATAATGGAAGGTGCTTCAACTACTGTTCCATCTATTGTTGTCTATGTGACTGTACCAAACAGAGAAGCAG GCATGAAACTTGCAGAAAGCATCATCAAGGAAAGACTTGCTGCATGTGTCAATCGAGTGCCAG GTATCGAGTCAGTTTATTGGTGGGATGGCAAG GTACAAACAGATTCTGAGGAACTACTGATAATAAAGACCCGGGAATCCCTTCTTGGTGCATTAACTGAACATGTGAAATCCAATCATGAGTACGA GGTTCCTGAAGTCATTGCCATGCCCATCACCGGCGGGAATCACAAGTATCTGGAGTGGATCAAGGACAGCACTAGAGACGAgtga
- the LOC135613467 gene encoding cyclin-D3-1-like, with protein MSTAHFTEDQEHEKFLLEASSSPSKETILRSREGRTASNLDLSCSFDLSTMGVSYRFASSVLLCPEDGKSILGSDEEEKQEQGLNGEVERRSLCHFSGEGGDFYGEPLPSEDRIALMVERESHHLPEGDYAGRLRRGQLDRAVRSDAIDWIQRVHAHYKFGPLSAYLSVNYLDRFLSAYNLPQGKAWMTQLLSVACLSIAAKVEEAEVPSSLELQVGEAKYVFEARTIQRMELLVLSTLKWRMQAVTPFSFVDYFLYKLSDEKSPDSLLIYRSMDLILGTIRESDFLEFRPSEIAAAAALSALKETQNSGIDKSLTCCIHVDTERVLRCHQVIQEMTLMKNRTYSDNNSPSVSTVTKSPIGVLDAGVASYESDDTTAGSHADCHHSSPATKRRKLNRPSTS; from the exons ATGTCAACTGCTCACTTCACTGAAGACCAAGAACATGAAAAGTTTCTCCTTGAGGCTTCTTCCTCTCCCTCTAAAGAGACCATTTTGAGGAGCAGGGAAGGAAGAACGGCCTCGAATCTGGATTTGTCCTGCAGCTTTGATCTATCTACAATGGGCGTGAGCTATAGATTTGCTTCCTCCGTCCTCCTCTGCCCGGAAGACGGCAAAAGCATCCTGGGAAGTGATGAGGAGGAGAAACAAGAGCAGGGCCTCAATGGAGAGGTTGAAAGGCGCAGCCTTTGCCATTTCTCTGGCGAAGGGGGCGATTTTTATGGGGAACCCTTGCCGTCTGAGGATCGCATCGCCTTGATGGTTGAGAGGGAGTCCCATCATCTCCCGGAGGGAGACTATGCCGGGAGGTTGAGGAGGGGGCAGTTGGACCGGGCTGTGAGGAGTGATGCCATTGACTGGATTCAGAGG GTTCATGCACATTACAAGTTTGGACCTTTGAGTGCCTACTTGTCTGTGAATTACTTGGATCGGTTTCTCTCCGCTTACAATCTACCG CAAGGTAAGGCTTGGATGACACAATTGTTATCAGTGGCCTGCTTATCCATTGCTGCCAAGGTGGAGGAAGCCGAGGTTCCTTCGTCTCTAGAACTACAG GTAGGAGAGGCAAAATATGTATTTGAGGCCAGGACCATACAGAGAATGGAGCTTCTAGTGCTTAGCACCCTCAAGTGGAGGATGCAAGCAGTTACACCCTTCTCATTCGTTGATTACTTTTTGTATAAACTCAGTGATGAAAAGTCACCAGATAGCTTACTAATTTATCGCTCTATGGATCTCATTTTGGGCACCATTAGAG AGAGTGATTTTCTAGAATTCAGACCTTCGGAGATTGCTGCAGCGGCTGCACTGTCAGCCTTGAAAGAGACTCAAAATTCGGGGATTGACAAGTCTTTAACATGCTGCATCCATGTAGATACG GAAAGAGTCTTGAGGTGTCATCAAGTGATTCAAGAGATGACTTTGATGAAGAACAGGACATATAGTGACAACAACAGTCCATCAGTTTCTACTGTGACAAAGAGTCCAATTGGGGTACTGGATGCTGGGGTCGCGAGCTATGAGAGTGATGATACAACAGCTGGATCACATGCAGATTGTCATCATTCCTCGCCAGCTACCAAAAGGAGGAAACTAAACAGGCCATCAACTTCGTGA